A section of the Labrus mixtus chromosome 15, fLabMix1.1, whole genome shotgun sequence genome encodes:
- the LOC132990088 gene encoding tubulin alpha chain-like: MRECISVHVGQAGVQIGNACWELYCLEHGIQPDGQMPSDKTIGGGDDSFNTFFSETGAGKHVPRAVFVDLEPTVIDEVRTGTYRQLFHPEQLITGKEDAANNYARGHYTIGKEIIDLVLDRIRKLADQCTGLQGFLVFHSFGGGTGSGFTSLLMERLSVDYGKKSKLEFSVYPAPQVSTAVVEPYNSILTTHTTLEHSDCAFMVDNEAIYDICRRNLDIERPSYTNLNRLISQIVSSITASLRFDGALNVDLTEFQTNLVPYPRIHFPLATYAPVISAEKAYHEQLTVSEITNACFEPANQLVKCDPRHGKYMACCLLYRGDVVPKDVNAAIATIKTKRSIQFVDWCPTGFKVGINYQPPTVVPGGDLAKVQRAVCMLSNTTAIAEAWARLDHKFDLMYAKRAFVHWYVGEGMEEGEFSEAREDMAALEKDYEEVGADSLGEEEEDEGEEY, from the exons ATG CGTGAGTGTATCTCAGTGCACGTTGGTCAGGCCGGCGTCCAGATCGGCAATGCCTGCTGGGAGCTTTACTGCCTGGAGCATGGGATCCAGCCGGACGGACAGATGCCCAGTGACAAGACCATCGGAGGAGGAGACGATTCCTTCAACACCTTCTTCAGTGAGACTGGAGCTGGAAAGCACGTCCCCAGAGCTGTTTTTGTGGACCTGGAGCCCACTGTCATCG ATGAAGTTCGCACTGGTACCTACCGCCAGCTGTTCCACCCTGAGCAGCTGATCACTGGTAAGGAGGATGCTGCCAACAACTACGCCCGTGGACACTACACCATCGGAAAAGAGATCATCGACCTGGTGCTGGACAGGATCCGCAAGCTG gctGACCAGTGCACCGGTCTTCAGGGCTTCCTGGTCTTCCACAGCTTCGGAGGTGGCACCGGCTCTGGTTTCACCTCCCTGCTGATGGAGCGTCTGTCCGTCGATTATGGCAAGAAGTCCAAGCTGGAATTTTCAGTTTACCCAGCTCCCCAGGTGTCCACCGCTGTGGTGGAGCCCTACAACTCCATCCTGACCACCCACACCACCCTGGAGCACTCTGACTGCGCCTTCATGGTGGACAATGAGGCCATCTACGATATCTGCCGTAGAAACCTCGATATCGAGCGTCCCAGTTACACCAACCTGAACAGGTTGATCAGTCAGATCGTGTCCTCCATCACAGCTTCCCTTCGTTTCGATGGTGCCCTCAATGTTGATCTGACAGAGTTCCAGACCAACTTGGTGCCATATCCCCGTATCCACTTCCCTCTGGCCACATACGCCCCCGTCATCTCTGCAGAGAAGGCGTACCATGAGCAGTTAACGGTGTCAGAAATCACCAACGCCTGCTTTGAGCCGGCCAATCAGTTGGTCAAATGCGACCCTCGCCACGGCAAGTACATGGCCTGCTGCCTTCTGTACCGTGGCGATGTGGTGCCCAAAGATGTGAATGCCGCCATCGCCACCATCAAAACCAAGCGCTCCATCCAGTTTGTGGACTGGTGCCCCACTGGTTTCAAGGTTGGCATCAACTACCAGCCTCCCACTGTAGTTCCTGGTGGTGACCTGGCCAAGGTCCAGAGGGCTGTGTGCATGCTGAGCAACACCACTGCTATTGCAGAGGCCTGGGCTCGTCTTGACCACAAGTTTGATCTGATGTACGCTAAGCGTGCCTTTGTTCACTGGTATGTAGGTGAGGgtatggaggagggagagttcTCTGAGGCCAGAGAGGACATGGCCGCTCTGGAGAAGGATTACGAGGAGGTGGGAGCCGACAGTctgggggaggaagaggaggatgagggagaGGAATACTAA
- the LOC132990087 gene encoding tubulin alpha chain-like, with protein MPNVGSKGFFPLPNAQKQSLPCVYKSESAALSFSSCCIDPVGYNTRRKPPLLFKSFFLHIFLLSLFEPQTKSMRECISIHVGQAGVQIGNACWELYCLEHGIQPDGQMPSDKTLGGGDDSFNTFFSETGAGKHVPRAVFVDLEPTVIDEVRTGTYRQLFHPEQLITGKEDAANNYARGHYTIGKEIIDLVLDRIRKLSDQCTGLQGFLVFHSFGGGTGSGFTSLLMERLSVDYGKKSKLEFSIYPAPQVSTAVVEPYNSILTTHTTLEHSDCAFMVDNEAIYDICRRNLDIERPSYTNLNRLISQIVSSITASLRFDGALNVDLTEFQTNLVPYPRIHFPLATYAPVISAEKAYHEQLSVSEITNACFEPANQMVKCDPRHGKYMACCLLFRGDVVPKDVNAAIATIKTKRTIQFVDWCPTGFKVGINYQPPTVVPGGDLAKVQRAVCMLSNTTAIAEAWARLDHKFDLMYAKRAFVHWYVGEGMEEGEFSEAREDMAALEKDYEEVGVDSIEGEGEEEGEEY; from the exons ATGCCAAATGTTGGTAGTAAAggcttttttcccctccccaACGCACAGAAGCAAAGCCTGCCCTGCGTGTATAAATCTGAAAGCGCCGCCCTCTCATTCAGCAGTTGTTGCATCGACCCCGTTGGGTACAACACGCGACGCAAACCCCCCCtgctttttaaaagcttttttcttcatatttttctcctctccctctttgaACCTCAAACGAAAAGCATG CGTGAGTGTATCTCCATCCACGTTGGTCAGGCCGGCGTCCAGATCGGCAATGCCTGCTGGGAGCTTTACTGCCTGGAGCATGGCATTCAGCCGGACGGACAGATGCCCAGTGACAAGACTCTCGGAGGAGGAGACGATTCCTTCAACACCTTCTTCAGTGAGACTGGAGCTGGAAAGCACGTCCCCAGAGCTGTTTTTGTGGACCTGGAGCCCACTGTCATCG ATGAAGTTCGCACTGGTACCTACCGCCAGCTGTTCCACCCTGAGCAGCTGATCACTGGTAAGGAGGATGCTGCCAACAACTACGCCCGTGGACACTACACCATCGGAAAAGAGATCATCGACCTGGTGCTGGACAGGATCCGCAAGCTG tctgaCCAGTGCACCGGTCTTCAGGGCTTCCTGGTCTTCCACAGCTTCGGAGGTGGCACCGGCTCTGGTTTCACCTCCCTGCTGATGGAGCGTCTGTCCGTCGACTACGGCAAGAAGTCCAAGCTGGAGTTCTCCATCTACCCAGCTCCCCAGGTGTCCACCGCTGTGGTGGAGCCCTACAACTCCATCCTGACCACCCACACCACCCTGGAGCACTCTGACTGCGCCTTCATGGTCGACAACGAGGCCATCTACGATATCTGCCGTAGAAACCTCGATATCGAGCGTCCCAGTTACACCAACCTGAACAGGTTGATCAGTCAGATCGTGTCCTCCATCACAGCTTCCCTTCGTTTCGATGGCGCCCTCAATGTTGATCTGACAGAGTTCCAGACCAACTTGGTGCCATATCCCCGTATCCACTTCCCTCTGGCCACATACGCCCCCGTCATCTCTGCAGAGAAGGCGTACCATGAGCAGCTCTCAGTGTCTGAGATCACCAACGCCTGCTTTGAGCCAGCCAACCAGATGGTCAAATGCGACCCTCGCCACGGCAAGTACATGGCCTGCTGCCTGCTCTTCCGTGGTGATGTGGTGCCCAAAGATGTGAATGCCGCCATCGCCACCATCAAAACCAAGCGCACCATCCAGTTTGTGGACTGGTGCCCCACTGGTTTCAAGGTTGGCATCAACTACCAGCCTCCCACTGTAGTTCCTGGTGGTGACCTGGCCAAGGTCCAGAGGGCTGTGTGCATGCTGAGCAACACCACTGCTATTGCAGAGGCCTGGGCTCGTCTCGACCACAAGTTTGATCTGATGTACGCTAAGCGTGCCTTTGTTCACTGGTATGTAGGTGAGGgtatggaggagggagagttcTCTGAGGCCAGAGAGGACATGGCCGCTCTAGAGAAGGATTACGAGGAGGTGGGCGTTGACTCCATCGAGggcgagggagaggaggaaggagaggagtaTTAA
- the sarnp gene encoding SAP domain-containing ribonucleoprotein: MAEVIELQKLKLAELRQECEARGLDTKGNKGELIARLQAYLEEHEEDVDVDDVLAEDTEDFTKVESANNVKVIKDSEESESEPPEEKKVVKITPPSTATERLQQRAQRFNLPATAESKKAIRAARFGSSDESTPSSGPVANSKSAPVNVDQLKKRAERFGMSVSAVSQKIEDDEKLKKRKERFGAATTPAAAGAPDVEAKKLKRAERFGNV; encoded by the exons ATGGCCGAAGTAATAGAGCTACAGAAACTGAAG CTTGCCGAGCTGAGGCAGGAGTGCGAGGCCCGAGGTCTGGACACCAAGGGAAACAAAGGAGAACTCATCGCCCGGCTGCAGGCCTATCTGGAAGAGCATG aagaagacgtggatgttgatgatgttctggcagaggacacagag gacTTCACAAAAGTTGAGAGTGCCAACAACGTGAAAGTCATCAAGGATTCTGAGGAGTCTGAGAGCGAGCC ACCTGAAGAGAAGAAGGTGGTGAAAATAACGCCTCCATCAACTGCCACTGAA AGACTACAGCAGAGAGCTCAACGATTCAACCTACCAGCAACAGCTGAGAGCAAAAAGGCCATACGCGCTGCAAG GTTTGGCTCATCCGATGAGTCCACTCCGTCCTCAG GTCCCGTCGCCAACAGTAAATCTGCTCCT GTGAATGTTGATCAGCTGAAGAAGAGAGCAGAACGATTTGGCATGAGCGTCTCAGCCGTTTCACAGAAG ATCGAGGATGATGAAAAGctgaaaaagaggaaggagaggttTGGAGCCGCAACAACTCCAGCTGCAGCCGGAGCTCCTGATGTCGAG GCGAAGAAACTGAAGCGTGCCGAGAGATTTGGAAATGTTTGA
- the tuba1a gene encoding tubulin alpha-1A chain — MRECISIHVGQAGVQIGNACWELYCLEHGIQPDGQMPSDKTIGGGDDSFNTFFSETGAGKHVPRAVFVDLEPTVIDEVRTGTYRQLFHPEQLITGKEDAANNYARGHYTIGKEIIDLVLDRIRKLADQCTGLQGFLVFHSFGGGTGSGFTSLLMERLSVDYGKKSKLEFSIYPAPQVSTAVVEPYNSILTTHTTLEHSDCAFMVDNEAIYDICRRNLDIERPSYTNLNRLIGQIVSSITASLRFDGALNVDLTEFQTNLVPYPRIHFPLATYAPVISAEKAYHEQLSVSEITNACFEPANQMVKCDPRHGKYMACCLLYRGDVVPKDVNAAIATIKTKRTIQFVDWCPTGFKVGINYQPPTVVPGGDLAKVQRAVCMLSNTTAIAEAWARLDHKFDLMYAKRAFVHWYVGEGMEEGEFSEAREDMAALEKDYEEVGVDSIEGEGEEEGEEY, encoded by the exons atg cgtgAGTGTATCTCCATCCACGTTGGTCAGGCCGGCGTCCAGATCGGCAATGCCTGCTGGGAGCTTTACTGCCTGGAGCATGGCATCCAGCCGGACGGACAGATGCCCAGTGACAAGACCATCGGAGGAGGAGACGATTCCTTCAACACCTTCTTCAGTGAGACTGGAGCTGGAAAGCACGTCCCCAGAGCTGTTTTTGTGGACCTGGAGCCCACTGTCATCG ATGAAGTTCGCACTGGTACCTACCGCCAGCTGTTCCACCCTGAGCAGCTGATCACTGGTAAGGAGGATGCTGCCAACAACTACGCCCGTGGACACTACACCATTGGAAAAGAGATCATCGACCTGGTGCTGGACAGGATCCGCAAGCTG gctGACCAGTGCACCGGTCTTCAGGGCTTCCTGGTCTTCCACAGCTTCGGAGGTGGCACCGGCTCTGGTTTCACCTCCCTGCTGATGGAGCGTCTGTCCGTCGACTACGGCAAGAAGTCCAAGCTGGAGTTCTCCATCTACCCAGCTCCCCAGGTGTCCACCGCTGTGGTGGAGCCCTACAACTCCATCCTGACCACCCACACCACCCTGGAGCACTCTGACTGCGCCTTCATGGTCGACAACGAGGCCATCTACGACATCTGCCGCAGGAACCTCGATATCGAGCGTCCAAGTTACACAAACCTCAACAGGCTTATTGGTCAGATCGTGTCCTCCATCACAGCTTCCCTCCGCTTCGATGGCGCCCTCAATGTTGATCTGACAGAGTTCCAGACCAACTTGGTGCCATATCCCCGTATCCACTTCCCTCTGGCCACATACGCCCCCGTCATCTCTGCAGAGAAGGCGTACCATGAGCAGCTCTCAGTGTCTGAGATCACCAACGCCTGCTTTGAGCCGGCCAACCAGATGGTCAAATGCGACCCTCGCCACGGCAAGTACATGGCCTGCTGCCTTCTGTACCGTGGCGATGTGGTGCCCAAAGATGTAAACGCTGCCATCGCCACCATCAAAACCAAGCGCACCATCCAGTTTGTGGACTGGTGCCCCACTGGTTTCAAGGTTGGCATCAACTACCAGCCTCCCACTGTAGTTCCTGGTGGTGACCTGGCCAAGGTCCAGAGGGCTGTGTGCATGCTGAGCAACACCACTGCTATTGCAGAGGCCTGGGCTCGTCTTGACCACAAGTTTGATCTGATGTACGCTAAGCGTGCCTTTGTTCACTGGTATGTAGGTGAGGgtatggaggagggagagttcTCTGAGGCCAGAGAGGACATGGCCGCTCTGGAGAAGGATTACGAGGAGGTGGGCGTTGACTCCATCGAGggcgagggagaggaggaaggagaggaataTTAA
- the pmelb gene encoding premelanosome protein b, producing the protein MWTSLVLLVLLAAASQTAAKPKNRFTRYPSWNNKMYPVWKEGDARYKEAWKGGRVTFNVGNDSPTLTGAKVTFTIELEFPKNQKVMPDGDVVWAEDCVVNGTKHHESEPVYPAPNVDWEAVFPNGTPIKKDKKPAYVFVWKTWGQYWQVADGPSSSLTINTDDIPLGSYVVDIVIYHFRSKEKFIPLGYASTQFSITDQIPFAVSLDQVNDIVAGDMRFIQNRAIAFTISLHDPSGYLSNADITFNWDFGDESGALISRELTVTHTYVSIGHFKPQVVIQAMIPDRACDPIESPTKTPAPPADQGTTVKAPALMSASSLMVTTKSAGLNVNMVPSDTEEDNTEDEASTASNAQPAPEAPPVAKTPSPVSQVLPADSEAQTGLVAGVKRPLILTGHAQVVLVAKRDVADKPADDDCVIYRYGSFCTGIEVCEGIEKVEIVQMSNALMVAPHLDKNVLDITVTCQGSLPKEVCSVILDAQCLKPIHTVCNMVEPSGDCQLVLRHFFNDSGVYCINVSMANDVSLAATSAKVNVDMTSDLSSSGTIAMVLGVMFLVLAVGVVAYSYKRFKSYDPLKEDMIVSAVPQPSRAHSCSGASVFWNLLNRRGAVDNCPLLQERPV; encoded by the exons ATGTGGACGTCTCTTGTGCTTTTGGTGTTGCTGGCTGCAGCTTCACAGACGGCAGCAA agccCAAAAACCGTTTCACCCGCTACCCATCATGGAACAATAAGATGTACCCGGTCTGGAAAGAAGGAGACGCACGATACAAAGAGGCCTGGAAAG gtGGCAGAGTGACTTTCAATGTGGGCAACGATTCACCAACGCTGACTGGAGCCAAAGTTACCTTCACCATTGAGCTGGAGTTCCCGAAGAACCAGAAGGTCATGCCAGATGGAGACGTTGTTTGGGCTGAAGACTGCGTTGTCAACG GAACAAAGCACCACGAGTCTGAGCCAGTATACCCAGCCCCCAACGTGGACTGGGAGGCCGTTTTCCCCAATGGAACCCCGATTAAGAAGGACAAGAAGCCAGCCTACGTGTTTGTCTGGAAGACCTGGG GTCAGTACTGGCAGGTAGCAGacggcccctcctcctccctgaccATCAACACAGACGACATCCCGCTGGGCTCCTACGTCGTGGACATCGTTATCTACCACTTCAGGAGCAAGGAGAAGTTCATTCCTCTGGGATATGCGTCCACCCAGTTTTCCATCACTG ATCAAATCCCCTTCGCTGTCTCCCTGGACCAAGTGAACGACATCGTCGCCGGAGACATGCGATTCATCCAGAACAGAGCCATCGCCTTCACCATCAGCCTCCACGATCCCAGCGGTTACCTTAGCAACGCAGACATCACCTTCAACTGGGACTTTGGAGATGAGAGCGGAGCCCTCATATCCAGAGAGTTGACCGTCACCCACACCTACGTCAGCATCGGACACTTCAAGCCCCAGGTGGTGATCCAGGCGATGATCCCAGACAGGGCCTGCGACCCCATCGAGAGCCCGACCAAGACCCCGGCTCCACCTGCGGATCAGGGCaccacag TGAAAGCTCCGGCGCTGATGTCTGCTTCATCCTTGATGGTAACCACCAAATCGGCCGGTCTGAATGTCAACATGGTTCCTTcggacacagaggaggacaaCACTGAGGACGAGGCCTCCACCGCCTCAAACGCTCAGCCCGCTCCGGAAGCACCTCCAGTTGCCAAGACTCCCTCGCCCGTCAGCCAAGTCCTGCCAGCTGATAGCGAGGCACAGACCGGACTTGTAGCAG GTGTAAAGCGACCTCTCATCCTGACGGGTCATGCCCAGGTGGTCTTAGTTGCTAAGAGGGATGTTGCAGACAAACCCGCCGATGACGACTGTGTGATTTATCGCTACGGCTCCTTCTGCACCGGCATTGAAGTTTGTG agggtaTCGAGAAGGTAGAGATCGTCCAAATGAGCAATGCCTTGATGGTCGCACCTCACCTAGACAAAAATGTTCTGGATATCACTGTCACCTGCCAGGGAAG CCTTCCAAAAGAGGTGTGCAGTGTGATCCTGGACGCACAGTGCTTGAAACCCATTCACACCGTGTGCAACATGGTGGAGCCCTCCGGAGACTGCCAGCTGGTTCTGCGTCACTTCTTCAACGACTCTGGTGTCTACTGCATCAACGTGTCCATGGCTAATGATGTCAGTTTGGCCGCCACCAGTGCCAAAGTCAACGTTGACATGA CTTCAGATCTGTCTTCTTCCGGCACCATCGCCATGGTCCTGGGCGTCATGTTTCTCGTTCTCGCTGTGGGAGTGGTGGCATATTCTTACAA GCGCTTCAAGTCCTACGATCCCCTGAAGGAAGACATGATCGTGTCTGCCGTCCCGCAGCCCAGCCGGGCTCACAGCTGCTCCGGAGCCTCGGTGTTCTGGAACCTTCTGAACAGACGGGGAGCTGTCGACAACTGCCCCCTGCTGCAGGAGAGGCCGGTGTGA